tgactttcgtggtatattggagaataatgtccgcggcatctctttgatcttggcaataactgtagtagaattacatgtatttaggatAACCATATAATTACTGAACTGTCATTTAATGATCTTTTACAGGGCTGAATTATACTCGGGTGAAGGTTAAGGCTTTGGGCCTCTGCTTTATGTTTTTTTCCccttaaaaatgaataatttttgtttttatgtcttATATGAATTTGTGGGATATTTGTCGATGGTCTCAGTTGTGAGATCTATTTAGCACAAGTATAAATCCCTTGCTGAGTTCCCAACAGAGCATCTGTTTAGACTGTCATGATAGTGCTATCTAGGACTGACCTCCCTCTGCTGTTGAAGATAAGCCCTCATCTCCTGATTGGCTAGCTCGATCACACGGTCCATTGCCTCTTTATGAGTCTTCCGCTCCCCCTCCAAGTGTGCCTTAAGAGTTTCCTACAAATGGAGTATGAACTGGTTGTTTttggaaaacaatttttaaacataatattgagaaatcaaaaaaaaaaataacatttgtcaTGTGATATGACTGTACTTTAAATCTACAAATACCTGAAACTGGATCTTCTGTTCCTCCAGTAGACTTCGAGTTTGAGTTTGAGATTCTTTTTGCTCTTCCTCAATGAGTTTAAGAAATTCATCctacataaaattaattattatacatgtcCATTAAAAAGTTTACTGATATTGTCTTTCCTTTATCagacaatgatataaaataaatactttgtgtaacattttttgaattgtaaaaaatatagatCAGTGTTTCGATATTAACTTTCCATTTCCAATCACGAattttgaacaataatgtaCTGGTAGCACCATAGTTCTCTTGttaatctttcaaaatttcCATTGACCAAATGATCTgaataaatgcatgtatatatagctTTCATTTTCTCTTAACTAAAGAACATGTGCTTCTTTTTTTTCCTACATGAAAACCTCAGATGTGTTGTTTTTCCTAAAGTTGTCAGtaatttttcatgttatttGACAATTTATACCTTTTGCTCTTTTATTGCCTGTGCACCTCTTTCCCGCTCTGCTGCGACAGCTTCCTGGACTAGGTCATTTATTTGATCTTTTTCCTTCTACAAAAAAATTTACCGGTAATATTTAATCACTTTTACAAGCGAAAAAATGTTAACTCAGCATAGCAtgttaatatttgttattttcaaatgtttttattatagtTTATTGCTTCTACAACTTACAGTTAATGCTTGCTTAGAATGAATTGAAATACTTGTATAGTGAATTCATTTATACCGCAAATGTTGCGGTCCAAAACAACActcttaacatttttttctataaaatgaTTATTGTGTCCAAAAAGGTAAGGAATAACAAaagcagggttgtctctaagaattgaagtagaagggagaaataaaaaagtagaaggggttctgggggtctagcttatagctagattgtgtttgaaatgcaataaaagCCGGGTATTTACGTCACTTTAGGCGGGGAAATTCCCCGCCttccgggtcttagagacaaccctgcaaAAGTAACATCTTTTATAGTTAATCATAAAAAGGTTTCACCAGGTACAATTATCAGATTGACATAAATCATGAAATTTAATATGCCTAACTTTTTATATAAGTGTAATATTTACTTGTAAAGATTCTTGCATTTCATcccatatttcttttttctccttttctagTATTTCTTTCATCTCGTCCTGTAAAATACACAAGTATAAGATCTCTATCAAAAATAAGTTCCAACTAGCTAAATGTGGTACAAAATAGTTTGCGATGAcaatgatgacaaaaaatataaatcactaAGTTTGAACATACTATATCATTTCGGAATACTGGTAGATGTATATGTAAGTGTGATTTGCAGATACCTGTGAGAAGTACCCAATTCATATAAGGTCAAGACGTCAAATATGAAGGTCACAAATTTAGATGTAACCAGAATACACGTACTTTGAAAGGAGGTTTGTCAccttttttttacttaaaaaattaattaaacaaaaatacagcttttagaaatgaaatttgttgaaaGTTCAGGTTGACTTCTTCAGCATTGCACTATTAATCACTATAATATCACAATATTTTTTACCTGAAAATGCTGAACAGATTCTTGAGTAATCTTTTTGATTTCCTCTCCCAAATTTGCTTTCATTTCTTGCATTTTTGACTCTATATCTTTGTTCTGAAAATGAGCATAAGAAAAGTTTAATCCGGATACCATATGTATTATTTAGTAAATGAAATATTCTTTCTCTGCAATTTCTTCCTAAAAAGTACAAATGGAAAGTGATATAgcaaaaagataaatataattacattaaaatacaaaatgttcaCCATCAAATGGAGAATGAAGACAAAGACTCAGAGGTTGACAAACCAGTACCTTAAATTAAGTTACATTGAGTGTTTACACTGcttagatttatttattttgttcaaattaacgCAAGATTTAAATATACTTAGTAATCTCTTTgctaatacagtaaaactcatttaccatgaacacggatatagcgaaatCTCAGattaagtgaatttttttttcatctttgcAAAATGTtatggttataacgaattcggattTAGCCAATTTATGGATATAGCGAACTTATTTTGAGTCCCttagaggtgaataataatgaaatttaacacttttataacgaatttctttacagtttaaaaagtcTGCACTACCACTGAACATACTGGTAATAGTTtggatgaatttattttcacataaattcttcaattcacaatccaattattaaaggtatcacgagaatgaatttttatttcaagcctCAATCAGCAAAAATtgtagtctggtgaaagaaaatatgttgcaatagttattattacgaattcattatacggatataatgaattatggatataacgaagtaaatcctttggtccctaggacttcgctataaccgtgtttcaCTGTTATTGCTTAAAATGGGTAGAGATGAGTCATTTCGATGATCAAACACACATATAAATAACCAGCAGCATTtgaattattgttttctttaaatagaCCTCAAGCTGATTGGCAACCAATCATATAGAATGAAATAAAGGTGAGTGAATAAGTGACACCAGCTCAAGGATAAGATGATAAAGTGAGGAGCATCTCAATGTAACACTATACCTGTTGGGTCAGAGCCAATTCAAGCTGGAGTTCtctttctttgttgtttttctGCAGCAGGCTATTCACAGACTCCTCATGATTGTGTAAACTAGATTGCATCAAAgtctggagaaaaaaaaatgtcagcaGATAAACATTTGATTCTGTGGATTGGCATAGTTacacaaaacacaaaattcaCTACAAATTGTGTTCAATGAATGTTGCTGAAACCACAGTAATTCAATAATACTGTACTTctattgttttctttataaagaAACATATCAGCAATCAAGTACAAATGTACCTGCAGGCCTCTAGCTCCTGGAATGGAAAtatttggatggacgacctgggagctacagttccatatgtgttaaaaaattgcaatttatgGTGTACAAAAACTTGCTTTTGTTTTGCATTgattaacattattttacagaATTCATATGGAAGTAAAGTTAATCaatccaaaactagcgcaagaTTTTGTGTGCTGTAAAAtgcaacctttttttttttttttttacacatgcggaactgtagctcccaggtcatcCATCTAAATTTTTTAGACCAGTAGCTAGTACAAATGTAGCTTTTTCGTGTCATCAAATATCAGTACAATGTACAGGTATATATTACATTGCTACTGGACaggtcaattttttgtaatataaataaatacatgtatattgatgaagatttcatggtacatgtatatttatttcttatgtCTTTGGATCCCGTCCCTTGCTTTATACTCACTATAGCAGAAAACTTGACAAATCCTGTACCTAAATATGTGGGAGAAATGGAAAATAGAAGATTTTATGAGACATAAGACATCATGGAACATTAGCCTTGCCCTAGGGCCCCATTACCTTGTATTCCTGTACAACACTCTCTACGGCATCAGATGACTCCTGTTGAATTTGCTTCAAATTTAACTGGGGTTCTACAGGTTTGGGTTGAGTATCCTATAAAACACAATTGAATCCAGGTCATGCTTGTACATGAATACTCACATTCAGGAAAAGATcatgatgataaaaaatatacacaatGCTTATATACAACACTTAATTACATGCCATTTGTATAGATACCAGTATCAAATTGACATGACGATTTTGAAAGGACTGGTACATTGTAAAACCCTGCATTTACTTATTATTCTATTAGTCTTGTGGCAAGATTGCTTATGAAAATCACAAAACTTAAGGTTTTTCAAACTGAAATTAGAAACACACTGCAAAAGACTTTTGAATGAAATACCCTTCAAAAACTAAACACCTTTCAAAACTAAACCAGAcatacaaaatcaataaaagaaaaatatgtctGTATATATGAAAAAGTTTGTATGCTAATTATCAAGCAAGACAtcatggaaaaaaaagaaacttacaAGTCTAAGCACATGGGACATTGGAGACCCTTGGGAAACACCAGCATTATCTGTGTCAGTGTCTGACTGGAGGGGAACTTCTACTTCCACGATATTCAGCCCACCCACCACTGCAGTTTCACTGGTGCTTTCAGCTGCTGGAGTAATGTTTGACTGGAATGGCTGAAATGTACCTCTTTCATTTCCTGTCGAGGTTGGCAGTGCATCACTTGAGATTGGCATTGTGGTGGCTTCATTGTTTCTCGATAGAGAAGCTTGGCAGTGGAATGTTGGGGGTCTAGAGGCCTCTGTGTTGTCTGTTTCTTGAACGTCTGGGGCTTGTAGAGTAACTTCACCATTGGGTCGACCATTCAAAGAATTGGGTTCCGAAGTTCTGTTGAAACTGCCATCCAAAATATCATTGACTAATGATGCTGCATTctatagataaaatataaacataagtCAGCTTAATCAGGATAAAGCAAACTCTAGAAAAATACCAACAGTGATTGAATCTGGGAAACTAGCAGCTCAGTGAGTAACTAACAGCACTGCATGAGGATGGGTGTAAGTGTCATACTGTCATATGCCATCATTACTAAAAATGTAGGTACATAGAGTAACTGTTGAgctatatttcataatttaactCATTTCCCAAAGTGTTAAGCAGCACACTGATATGGTTTccaaaaagatgaaaatatgtttaatatttccATCTCAAGGGAAAGTGATTGCAGGTCTTATGCTACTCATCAACTATTATACTAATATCTTTTGTTATACAGATTTTTCAGAGTATGGGTAAGGAAAATAAAAGCTTcttgaatcatt
This genomic window from Magallana gigas chromosome 5, xbMagGiga1.1, whole genome shotgun sequence contains:
- the LOC105325283 gene encoding coiled-coil domain-containing protein 91, encoding MDDDDDFGDFGGFEAAEPAFPTVDEIQPNVEAGPSPWAILDTARSQVGMRPDLLCVQNQFPPVLDPTVLQQQTNGEVEESSEQPTEPPCQFPQVLDNPDNNAASLVNDILDGSFNRTSEPNSLNGRPNGEVTLQAPDVQETDNTEASRPPTFHCQASLSRNNEATTMPISSDALPTSTGNERGTFQPFQSNITPAAESTSETAVVGGLNIVEVEVPLQSDTDTDNAGVSQGSPMSHVLRLDTQPKPVEPQLNLKQIQQESSDAVESVVQEYKTLMQSSLHNHEESVNSLLQKNNKERELQLELALTQQNKDIESKMQEMKANLGEEIKKITQESVQHFQDEMKEILEKEKKEIWDEMQESLQKEKDQINDLVQEAVAAERERGAQAIKEQKDEFLKLIEEEQKESQTQTRSLLEEQKIQFQETLKAHLEGERKTHKEAMDRVIELANQEMRAYLQQQREVNRQLHQRQYASLDVFLNGARQQLQLLMDSDPVTSGAGDNGGEKSSSEDKDSSKDT